ACTGGCTCGTGACCGATTCGCGCGTGTTCAACACCACCACACGGAACGAGCGACTGCGGTTTCCACGGAGTCGGCGAACTCTTTCTCACCGCACCGAAGCCGCCGACTACGAGGTCCGAAGTACCGCCGGTCCCCGCGCGGATTCCGTCTTCGGACAAAGTTGAAACGCTCCCTCGGCAAACGTGAACTGAGAGACAGTGACAGACGAAGACGACCCGTGGAACTTACAGCGATTCGTCGAGGCCCAAGACCCCGTGATAGACGACGTCAAAGCGGAACTGCGGGCGGGCCGCAAGCGCACCCACTGGATGTGGTACGTCTTTCCGCAGATGGAGGGGCTCGGTCGGAGTCGAATGTCGCGGCGCTACGCCATCGCCTCGCGCGACGAGGCCGAGGCCTACTTGGCGCATTCGACGCTGGGCCCGCGACTGCGCGAGTGCTCGGCGCTCGTGAACGACGTCGAGGGACGCTCCGCGAACGAGATATTCGGGTCGCCGGACGACCTGAAGTTCCGGTCGTCGATGACGCTGTTCGACGCCGTCGCGGACGACCCGGCGCCGTTCAGGACGGCGCTGGAGCGCTACTACGGCGGCGAACCCGACCCGAAGACGCTGGAGTTACTGGGAGATTCCTGAACGCCGAGCGCTCGGATACGTGTCCCCGTCTCCTAGCTCACCGAGAGCCACTCGCGACTGGCGGACCCCGACACCCGCTGGTCAGTACGGCACGCCGCAACGCGGACACATCGGCGGCCCGTTCTCGGGGAGTGTGAGCCCGCAGTGCGAACACTCACCGTCGGTCTCGGGGGACAGTATCTCCGTGGCGGCGTCGTCTGTCGTCCGTCGAATCCCCTCGACAGTGCCGATATCGCCGGCTATCTCGACCGAATCCGACGGGCTGTTCGCGGCTTGGAGAGCGAACCGGGCCCGTTCCGCGGCGAACGACTCCTCGTCGTCCGCGAGTTCCGCGTCGGGAAGCGGCGTCCCCTCGGTATCGTCTCGGACCGACACCCCGAGGGCCTCGGCGGCGCGGCCGCGAACGAACGGACTGTCGTCGTCGAGTCGGGCGCGCAGTTCGGCGCGGGCGTCCACGAGCGCCGCCGGGTACTCACACCCCACCACCGCGGCCGCCGTGCAGAGGTGATACCGCACGAGTTCGTTCTCGTCGTCGGCGTGCTCGACGAGGTGTGAGACCTGACGTCTGAGTCGCCGGGGGTCGCCCAGCGCCACGAATTCGAGCGCTTTCGCC
This Halogeometricum sp. S3BR5-2 DNA region includes the following protein-coding sequences:
- a CDS encoding DUF1810 domain-containing protein; translated protein: MTDEDDPWNLQRFVEAQDPVIDDVKAELRAGRKRTHWMWYVFPQMEGLGRSRMSRRYAIASRDEAEAYLAHSTLGPRLRECSALVNDVEGRSANEIFGSPDDLKFRSSMTLFDAVADDPAPFRTALERYYGGEPDPKTLELLGDS
- a CDS encoding HEAT repeat domain-containing protein — encoded protein: MEEPNQSALVERIPELIRNDARETATRGLDALREENAETRKLTLQTLRHLADDDPTAFSSLCASVAPFLTDDERPIRLTTAKLLVAVAEADPDAVVPVVPALADRLADEDEFYYVRARSAEALGYVALERPEEVNSPEVLADLRVGLSFDEPEVKEKLAKALEFVALGDPRRLRRQVSHLVEHADDENELVRYHLCTAAAVVGCEYPAALVDARAELRARLDDDSPFVRGRAAEALGVSVRDDTEGTPLPDAELADDEESFAAERARFALQAANSPSDSVEIAGDIGTVEGIRRTTDDAATEILSPETDGECSHCGLTLPENGPPMCPRCGVPY